A window from Sebastes fasciatus isolate fSebFas1 chromosome 22, fSebFas1.pri, whole genome shotgun sequence encodes these proteins:
- the ppargc1a gene encoding peroxisome proliferator-activated receptor gamma coactivator 1-alpha isoform X9 gives MAWDRCNQDSVWRELECAALVGEDQPLCPDLPELDLSELDVSDLDADSFLGGLKWYSDQSEIISTQYGNDASNLFEKIDEENEANLLAVLTETLDSIPVDEDGLPSFEALADGDVTNASDRSCPSSPDGSPRTPEPEEPSLLKKLLLAPANSQLSYNQYTGGKAQNHAASINHRIRPPPAVVKTESPWNGKARGGSSQQNRPVRRPCTELLKYLTATDDILLHTKASEAKGTWGGASSRDKSGLGLGASSSSSSPSSSSTSSFSSLSSTSSSSSSNASKKKSAVPSQQQQQQQQQQQQQQQQQQQQQQQPPQQHHQRAKPTTLPLPLTPESPNDHKGSPFENKTIERTLSVEIAGTPGLTPPTTPPHKASQENPFKASLKTKLSSCSSSALACKRARLSESGPGALAPAPVASGGGPTRKGPEQTELYAQLSKASIALPYSVTAGGGLEEHRSTSNNKRAAPRGYSDHDYCQASANAKKDGGNTATVTVTTAAAEMTLTSGATAAPAPTTAGKVEDRHVECKDSAMPPSSLSSSSSCSPSSASCGPLAKHQNVVNGEAARVQELGKQTLTQISSQEATTDWDQLHSSAISRKLLCDQEIRAELNKHFGHPIQALYTKGGKEREAGSKPSKAAAPKSLEEGERPPGSSSLHPGFLPFQDELELGEGRESRFLYPWEGTPLDLLFDCPPCSPSCSPPSSCSPSRGSVSPPSSLLLSPSRPFCWTSSGSRSRSRSQSDSRSSSSHYRRRSLSSSPDRRPTSWSRHVTDPSTLRSRTHKSPHHQSRSPLSRRPRYDSYEDYQHERLKREEYQRDYEKREFERAEQRERQKQKAIEERRVVYVGRLRSDCTRTELKRRFEVFGEIEECAVNLRDDGDNFGFITYRYTCDAFAALENGHTLRRSNEPQFELCFGGQKQFCKSHYTDLDSHSDDFDPASTKSKYDSMDFDSLLREAQRSLRR, from the exons AAGATAGATGAAGAAAATGAGGCCAACTTGCTGGCAGTGCTTACAGAGACCCTGGACAGCATCCCGGTGGATGAGGACGGATTGCCTTCGTTTGAGGCCCTGGCAGATGGGGACGTGACCAATGCCAGTGACCGGAGCTGTCCCTCCTCCCCCGACGGCTCGCCGCGCACCCCAGAGCCCGAGGAGCCTTCACTG CTGAAGAAGCTCCTTCTGGCACCCGCAAACTCCCAGCTCAGCTATAATCAATACACAGGTGGCAAGGCACAGAACCATGCAGCCAGCATCAACCACCGGATCAGACCACCACCTGCCGTCGTCAAG ACGGAGAGCCCCTGGAATGGCAAAGCAAGAGGGGGCTCCAGCCAACAGAACCGCCCGGTGAGGCGGCCTTGCACTGAGCTGCTGAAATACCTAACAGCCACCGATGACATCCTGCTCCACACCAAAGCCAGTGAAGCCAAAGGCACCTGGGGGGGTGCCAGTAGCAGAGACAAGAGTGGCCTGGGTCTCGgtgcctcttcctcttcctcctcgccgTCCTCGTCGTCCACCTCCTcgttctcctccctctcctccacatcttcctcctcttcttccaacGCCTCCAAGAAGAAGTCAGCCGTGCcatctcaacaacaacaacaacaacagcagcaacagcagcaacagcaacagcagcaacagcagcagcagcagcagccgccgcAGCAGCATCACCAGCGAG CCAAACCAACCACCTTGCCACTTCCTTTGACCCCAGAGTCTCCAAA TGACCACAAGGGATCACCGTTTGAGAACAAAACCATTGAACGCACATTAAGTGTGGAGATTGCTGGAACCCCAG GTCTGACACCACCTACCACGCCCCCACACAAAGCCAGTCAAGAGAATCCTTTcaaagcatcgctcaaaaccaAGTTGTCTTCATGTTCCTCATCGGCCTTGGCATGCAAAAGAGCCAGGCTGAGCGAGTCGGGCCCCGGCGCTCTGGCCCCGGCCCCAGTCGCCTCAGGCGGGGGCCCCACCAGGAAGGGTCCCGAACAGACTGAGCTCTATGCCCAGCTGAGCAAAGCGTCCATCGCCCTACCTTACTCGGTCACCGCGGGGGGCGGCCTTGAGGAGCATCGCAGCACTAGCAACAATAAGCGGGCGGCGCCCCGCGGCTACAGTGACCATGACTATTGCCAAGCGTCGGCTAACGCTAAGAAGGACGGCGGCAACACAGCCACCGTTACCGTGACTACAGCGGCGGCGGAAATGACGCTCACGTCAGGTGCCACCGCTGCTCCCGCGCCTACTACTGCGGGCAAAGTGGAGGACAGGCATGTCGAATGTAAGGACTCAGCCATGCCGCCATCCTCAttatcatcttcatcttcttgtTCTCCATCATCAGCTTCATGTGGTCCTTTGGCTAAGCATCAAAACGTTGTGAATGGAGAAGCAGCCCGGGTCCAGGAGTTAGGGAAGCAGACCCTTACACAGATCTCCTCACAAGAGGCCACTACTGACTGGGACCAACTCCACTCTTCTGCCATCAGCCGGAAGCTCCTGTGTGACCAGGAAATCAGAGCAGAACTCAACAAGCACTTTGGCCACCCCATACAAGCCCTTTATACAAAGGGTGGCAAGGAGAGAGAAGCAGGCAGCAAACCAAGTAAGGCTGCAGCCCCGAAGTCCCTCGAGGAGGGAGAGAGGCCGCCTGGCTCCAGCTCCCTGCACCCAGGCTTCCTGCCCTTCCAGGACGAGCTGGAGCTGGGCGAGGGCCGCGAGAGTCGCTTCCTCTATCCGTGGGAGGGAACCCCTCTGGACCTTCTCTTCGACTGCCCCCCCTGCTCTCCCTCGTGTTCCCCGCCATCCAGCTGCTCCCCTTCACGAGGCTCCGTCTCCCCAccgtcctccctcctcctctcgccCAGCAGGCCTTTCTGCTGGACCAGCAGTGGATCCCGCTCCCGTTCTCGCTCCCAATCCGACTCCCGCAGCTCCTCCTCGCACTACCGGAGGCGCTCCCTCTCCAGTTCACCTGACAGACGCCCCACCTCCTG GTCTCGTCACGTCACAGATCCAAGCACCCTTCGTTCCAGGACTCACAAGAGCCCCCACCATCAGTCTCGATCTCCTCTCAGCCGCAGGCCAAG GTATGACAGCTACGAGGACTACCAGCACGAGAGGCTGAAGAGGGAGGAGTACCAGCGGGACTACGAGAAGCGGGAGTTCGAACGGgccgagcagagagagaggcaaaAGCAAAAAGCAATA gaggagagacggGTGGTGTACGTGGGGCGACTGAGGTCCGACTGCACCCGGACAGAGTTGAAGCGCCGCTTTGAAGTCTTTGGCGAGATTGAAGAATGTGCGGTGAACCTGAGGGACGATGG GGACAATTTTGGCTTCATCACGTACCGCTACACTTGTGACGCCTTTGCCGCCCTTGAGAACGGACACACCTTACGCAGGTCAAACGAGCCCCAGTTCGAGCTGTGCTTCGGCGGACAAAAGCAGTTCTGCAAATCGCATTACACAGACTTGG ACTCCCACTCGGACGACTTTGATCCAGCCTCCACAAAAAGCAAGTATGACTCCATGGATTTTGACAGCTTGCTGAGGGAGGCCCAGCGCAGCCTGAGAAGGTAA
- the ppargc1a gene encoding peroxisome proliferator-activated receptor gamma coactivator 1-alpha isoform X7 translates to MDGYARTEDELFSSCLLNLTWDNCYEQCAALVGEDQPLCPDLPELDLSELDVSDLDADSFLGGLKWYSDQSEIISTQYGNDASNLFEKIDEENEANLLAVLTETLDSIPVDEDGLPSFEALADGDVTNASDRSCPSSPDGSPRTPEPEEPSLLKKLLLAPANSQLSYNQYTGGKAQNHAASINHRIRPPPAVVKTESPWNGKARGGSSQQNRPVRRPCTELLKYLTATDDILLHTKASEAKGTWGGASSRDKSGLGLGASSSSSSPSSSSTSSFSSLSSTSSSSSSNASKKKSAVPSQQQQQQQQQQQQQQQQQQQQQQQPPQQHHQRAKPTTLPLPLTPESPNDHKGSPFENKTIERTLSVEIAGTPGLTPPTTPPHKASQENPFKASLKTKLSSCSSSALACKRARLSESGPGALAPAPVASGGGPTRKGPEQTELYAQLSKASIALPYSVTAGGGLEEHRSTSNNKRAAPRGYSDHDYCQASANAKKDGGNTATVTVTTAAAEMTLTSGATAAPAPTTAGKVEDRHVECKDSAMPPSSLSSSSSCSPSSASCGPLAKHQNVVNGEAARVQELGKQTLTQISSQEATTDWDQLHSSAISRKLLCDQEIRAELNKHFGHPIQALYTKGGKEREAGSKPSKAAAPKSLEEGERPPGSSSLHPGFLPFQDELELGEGRESRFLYPWEGTPLDLLFDCPPCSPSCSPPSSCSPSRGSVSPPSSLLLSPSRPFCWTSSGSRSRSRSQSDSRSSSSHYRRRSLSSSPDRRPTSWSRHVTDPSTLRSRTHKSPHHQSRSPLSRRPRYDSYEDYQHERLKREEYQRDYEKREFERAEQRERQKQKAIEERRVVYVGRLRSDCTRTELKRRFEVFGEIEECAVNLRDDGDNFGFITYRYTCDAFAALENGHTLRRSNEPQFELCFGGQKQFCKSHYTDLDSHSDDFDPASTKSKYDSMDFDSLLREAQRSLRR, encoded by the exons AAGATAGATGAAGAAAATGAGGCCAACTTGCTGGCAGTGCTTACAGAGACCCTGGACAGCATCCCGGTGGATGAGGACGGATTGCCTTCGTTTGAGGCCCTGGCAGATGGGGACGTGACCAATGCCAGTGACCGGAGCTGTCCCTCCTCCCCCGACGGCTCGCCGCGCACCCCAGAGCCCGAGGAGCCTTCACTG CTGAAGAAGCTCCTTCTGGCACCCGCAAACTCCCAGCTCAGCTATAATCAATACACAGGTGGCAAGGCACAGAACCATGCAGCCAGCATCAACCACCGGATCAGACCACCACCTGCCGTCGTCAAG ACGGAGAGCCCCTGGAATGGCAAAGCAAGAGGGGGCTCCAGCCAACAGAACCGCCCGGTGAGGCGGCCTTGCACTGAGCTGCTGAAATACCTAACAGCCACCGATGACATCCTGCTCCACACCAAAGCCAGTGAAGCCAAAGGCACCTGGGGGGGTGCCAGTAGCAGAGACAAGAGTGGCCTGGGTCTCGgtgcctcttcctcttcctcctcgccgTCCTCGTCGTCCACCTCCTcgttctcctccctctcctccacatcttcctcctcttcttccaacGCCTCCAAGAAGAAGTCAGCCGTGCcatctcaacaacaacaacaacaacagcagcaacagcagcaacagcaacagcagcaacagcagcagcagcagcagccgccgcAGCAGCATCACCAGCGAG CCAAACCAACCACCTTGCCACTTCCTTTGACCCCAGAGTCTCCAAA TGACCACAAGGGATCACCGTTTGAGAACAAAACCATTGAACGCACATTAAGTGTGGAGATTGCTGGAACCCCAG GTCTGACACCACCTACCACGCCCCCACACAAAGCCAGTCAAGAGAATCCTTTcaaagcatcgctcaaaaccaAGTTGTCTTCATGTTCCTCATCGGCCTTGGCATGCAAAAGAGCCAGGCTGAGCGAGTCGGGCCCCGGCGCTCTGGCCCCGGCCCCAGTCGCCTCAGGCGGGGGCCCCACCAGGAAGGGTCCCGAACAGACTGAGCTCTATGCCCAGCTGAGCAAAGCGTCCATCGCCCTACCTTACTCGGTCACCGCGGGGGGCGGCCTTGAGGAGCATCGCAGCACTAGCAACAATAAGCGGGCGGCGCCCCGCGGCTACAGTGACCATGACTATTGCCAAGCGTCGGCTAACGCTAAGAAGGACGGCGGCAACACAGCCACCGTTACCGTGACTACAGCGGCGGCGGAAATGACGCTCACGTCAGGTGCCACCGCTGCTCCCGCGCCTACTACTGCGGGCAAAGTGGAGGACAGGCATGTCGAATGTAAGGACTCAGCCATGCCGCCATCCTCAttatcatcttcatcttcttgtTCTCCATCATCAGCTTCATGTGGTCCTTTGGCTAAGCATCAAAACGTTGTGAATGGAGAAGCAGCCCGGGTCCAGGAGTTAGGGAAGCAGACCCTTACACAGATCTCCTCACAAGAGGCCACTACTGACTGGGACCAACTCCACTCTTCTGCCATCAGCCGGAAGCTCCTGTGTGACCAGGAAATCAGAGCAGAACTCAACAAGCACTTTGGCCACCCCATACAAGCCCTTTATACAAAGGGTGGCAAGGAGAGAGAAGCAGGCAGCAAACCAAGTAAGGCTGCAGCCCCGAAGTCCCTCGAGGAGGGAGAGAGGCCGCCTGGCTCCAGCTCCCTGCACCCAGGCTTCCTGCCCTTCCAGGACGAGCTGGAGCTGGGCGAGGGCCGCGAGAGTCGCTTCCTCTATCCGTGGGAGGGAACCCCTCTGGACCTTCTCTTCGACTGCCCCCCCTGCTCTCCCTCGTGTTCCCCGCCATCCAGCTGCTCCCCTTCACGAGGCTCCGTCTCCCCAccgtcctccctcctcctctcgccCAGCAGGCCTTTCTGCTGGACCAGCAGTGGATCCCGCTCCCGTTCTCGCTCCCAATCCGACTCCCGCAGCTCCTCCTCGCACTACCGGAGGCGCTCCCTCTCCAGTTCACCTGACAGACGCCCCACCTCCTG GTCTCGTCACGTCACAGATCCAAGCACCCTTCGTTCCAGGACTCACAAGAGCCCCCACCATCAGTCTCGATCTCCTCTCAGCCGCAGGCCAAG GTATGACAGCTACGAGGACTACCAGCACGAGAGGCTGAAGAGGGAGGAGTACCAGCGGGACTACGAGAAGCGGGAGTTCGAACGGgccgagcagagagagaggcaaaAGCAAAAAGCAATA gaggagagacggGTGGTGTACGTGGGGCGACTGAGGTCCGACTGCACCCGGACAGAGTTGAAGCGCCGCTTTGAAGTCTTTGGCGAGATTGAAGAATGTGCGGTGAACCTGAGGGACGATGG GGACAATTTTGGCTTCATCACGTACCGCTACACTTGTGACGCCTTTGCCGCCCTTGAGAACGGACACACCTTACGCAGGTCAAACGAGCCCCAGTTCGAGCTGTGCTTCGGCGGACAAAAGCAGTTCTGCAAATCGCATTACACAGACTTGG ACTCCCACTCGGACGACTTTGATCCAGCCTCCACAAAAAGCAAGTATGACTCCATGGATTTTGACAGCTTGCTGAGGGAGGCCCAGCGCAGCCTGAGAAGGTAA
- the ppargc1a gene encoding peroxisome proliferator-activated receptor gamma coactivator 1-alpha isoform X5, with amino-acid sequence MTEMSQSQCAALVGEDQPLCPDLPELDLSELDVSDLDADSFLGGLKWYSDQSEIISTQYGNDASNLFEKIDEENEANLLAVLTETLDSIPVDEDGLPSFEALADGDVTNASDRSCPSSPDGSPRTPEPEEPSLLKKLLLAPANSQLSYNQYTGGKAQNHAASINHRIRPPPAVVKTESPWNGKARGGSSQQNRPVRRPCTELLKYLTATDDILLHTKASEAKGTWGGASSRDKSGLGLGASSSSSSPSSSSTSSFSSLSSTSSSSSSNASKKKSAVPSQQQQQQQQQQQQQQQQQQQQQQQPPQQHHQRGESRAAGECSVAGVGAGKWQRCTHDDAVEESEGASIPAGHRTSTCGHARPKLEHGPPSEEGRPPGDAGRLAAARFIRYMHSYSLPPREVSHSCEHCREAAGATQASEGFGRQGRRNSKGASRAPRRHITVTIRKRDEKPGHPLLSQLLTSKQRPARYRAHLLPPKITPSIQNKSAGKRSESPAKAPSKVEEEELGRTPDCRKRGVSQLKEPDSGSLLSPLAFDLESWVNQPDSGLDLGFGLELGWLSQGLYGEDVDHDDDDAGVDDDDDDHVTSSAAAVLSQGPLFPDTRFAEPAPPRITQGQGHPHRQALSEHPDDQGLPLLAKPTTLPLPLTPESPNDHKGSPFENKTIERTLSVEIAGTPGLTPPTTPPHKASQENPFKASLKTKLSSCSSSALACKRARLSESGPGALAPAPVASGGGPTRKGPEQTELYAQLSKASIALPYSVTAGGGLEEHRSTSNNKRAAPRGYSDHDYCQASANAKKDGGNTATVTVTTAAAEMTLTSGATAAPAPTTAGKVEDRHVECKDSAMPPSSLSSSSSCSPSSASCGPLAKHQNVVNGEAARVQELGKQTLTQISSQEATTDWDQLHSSAISRKLLCDQEIRAELNKHFGHPIQALYTKGGKEREAGSKPSKAAAPKSLEEGERPPGSSSLHPGFLPFQDELELGEGRESRFLYPWEGTPLDLLFDCPPCSPSCSPPSSCSPSRGSVSPPSSLLLSPSRPFCWTSSGSRSRSRSQSDSRSSSSHYRRRSLSSSPDRRPTSWSRHVTDPSTLRSRTHKSPHHQSRSPLSRRPRYDSYEDYQHERLKREEYQRDYEKREFERAEQRERQKQKAIEERRVVYVGRLRSDCTRTELKRRFEVFGEIEECAVNLRDDGDNFGFITYRYTCDAFAALENGHTLRRSNEPQFELCFGGQKQFCKSHYTDLDSHSDDFDPASTKSKYDSMDFDSLLREAQRSLRR; translated from the exons AAGATAGATGAAGAAAATGAGGCCAACTTGCTGGCAGTGCTTACAGAGACCCTGGACAGCATCCCGGTGGATGAGGACGGATTGCCTTCGTTTGAGGCCCTGGCAGATGGGGACGTGACCAATGCCAGTGACCGGAGCTGTCCCTCCTCCCCCGACGGCTCGCCGCGCACCCCAGAGCCCGAGGAGCCTTCACTG CTGAAGAAGCTCCTTCTGGCACCCGCAAACTCCCAGCTCAGCTATAATCAATACACAGGTGGCAAGGCACAGAACCATGCAGCCAGCATCAACCACCGGATCAGACCACCACCTGCCGTCGTCAAG ACGGAGAGCCCCTGGAATGGCAAAGCAAGAGGGGGCTCCAGCCAACAGAACCGCCCGGTGAGGCGGCCTTGCACTGAGCTGCTGAAATACCTAACAGCCACCGATGACATCCTGCTCCACACCAAAGCCAGTGAAGCCAAAGGCACCTGGGGGGGTGCCAGTAGCAGAGACAAGAGTGGCCTGGGTCTCGgtgcctcttcctcttcctcctcgccgTCCTCGTCGTCCACCTCCTcgttctcctccctctcctccacatcttcctcctcttcttccaacGCCTCCAAGAAGAAGTCAGCCGTGCcatctcaacaacaacaacaacaacagcagcaacagcagcaacagcaacagcagcaacagcagcagcagcagcagccgccgcAGCAGCATCACCAGCGAGGTGAGAGCCGGGCTGCAGGCGAGTGTAGTGTGGCTGGTGTTGGGGCTGGGAAGTGGCAGCGTTGCACTCACGATGACGCGGTTGAGGAGTCAGAGGGTGCTTCTATCCCTGCCGGCCACAGAACCTCCACCTGCGGCCATGCCCGCCCCAAACTGGAGCACGGGCCGCCCAGTGAAGAAGGAAGGCCGCCAGGCGATGCGGGCCGCCTGGCCGCCGCTAGGTTTATTAGGTATATGCATTCTTATTCCCTCCCTCCCCGAGAGGTGAGTCACAGCTGTGAGCATTGCCGAGAGGCTGCGGGCGCCACTCAGGCTAGTGAGGGCTTTGGCAGGCAAGGCCGTAGAAACAGTAAAGGTGCCAGCCGCGCACCACGTAGGCACATCACGGTAACTATTAGGAAAAGAGACGAGAAGCCGGGGCACCCCTTACTTAGCCAGCTGCTCACCTCCAAACAGAGGCCTGCTCGGTATCGAGCCCACCTACTCCCACCTAAGATCACCCCCAGCATTCAGAACAAATCGGCAGGTAAGAGGTCTGAGAGCCCAGCGAAGGCTCCCTcaaaggtggaggaggaagagttggGAAGGACCCCTGATTGTAGAAAGCGGGGAGTAAGTCAGCTTAAAGAGCCTGACTCGGGGTCCCTGTTGTCACCTCTGGCCTTTGACCTAGAGAGCTGGGTTAACCAGCCAGACTCGGGGCTAGACCTGGGCTTTGGACTAGAGCTCGGGTGGCTAAGCCAGGGGCTCTATGGGGAGGATGTTGACCATGACGATGATGATGCtggtgttgatgatgatgatgatgaccatGTCACAAGCAGCGCCGCTGCGGTGCTCTCGCAGGGTCCACTCTTCCCAGATACTAGATTTGCAGAGCCCGCCCCTCCCCGCATCACACAAGGGCAAGGGCACCCACACAGGCAGGCACTCAGCGAGCACCCCGACGACCAGGGCCTCCCGTTGTTAG CCAAACCAACCACCTTGCCACTTCCTTTGACCCCAGAGTCTCCAAA TGACCACAAGGGATCACCGTTTGAGAACAAAACCATTGAACGCACATTAAGTGTGGAGATTGCTGGAACCCCAG GTCTGACACCACCTACCACGCCCCCACACAAAGCCAGTCAAGAGAATCCTTTcaaagcatcgctcaaaaccaAGTTGTCTTCATGTTCCTCATCGGCCTTGGCATGCAAAAGAGCCAGGCTGAGCGAGTCGGGCCCCGGCGCTCTGGCCCCGGCCCCAGTCGCCTCAGGCGGGGGCCCCACCAGGAAGGGTCCCGAACAGACTGAGCTCTATGCCCAGCTGAGCAAAGCGTCCATCGCCCTACCTTACTCGGTCACCGCGGGGGGCGGCCTTGAGGAGCATCGCAGCACTAGCAACAATAAGCGGGCGGCGCCCCGCGGCTACAGTGACCATGACTATTGCCAAGCGTCGGCTAACGCTAAGAAGGACGGCGGCAACACAGCCACCGTTACCGTGACTACAGCGGCGGCGGAAATGACGCTCACGTCAGGTGCCACCGCTGCTCCCGCGCCTACTACTGCGGGCAAAGTGGAGGACAGGCATGTCGAATGTAAGGACTCAGCCATGCCGCCATCCTCAttatcatcttcatcttcttgtTCTCCATCATCAGCTTCATGTGGTCCTTTGGCTAAGCATCAAAACGTTGTGAATGGAGAAGCAGCCCGGGTCCAGGAGTTAGGGAAGCAGACCCTTACACAGATCTCCTCACAAGAGGCCACTACTGACTGGGACCAACTCCACTCTTCTGCCATCAGCCGGAAGCTCCTGTGTGACCAGGAAATCAGAGCAGAACTCAACAAGCACTTTGGCCACCCCATACAAGCCCTTTATACAAAGGGTGGCAAGGAGAGAGAAGCAGGCAGCAAACCAAGTAAGGCTGCAGCCCCGAAGTCCCTCGAGGAGGGAGAGAGGCCGCCTGGCTCCAGCTCCCTGCACCCAGGCTTCCTGCCCTTCCAGGACGAGCTGGAGCTGGGCGAGGGCCGCGAGAGTCGCTTCCTCTATCCGTGGGAGGGAACCCCTCTGGACCTTCTCTTCGACTGCCCCCCCTGCTCTCCCTCGTGTTCCCCGCCATCCAGCTGCTCCCCTTCACGAGGCTCCGTCTCCCCAccgtcctccctcctcctctcgccCAGCAGGCCTTTCTGCTGGACCAGCAGTGGATCCCGCTCCCGTTCTCGCTCCCAATCCGACTCCCGCAGCTCCTCCTCGCACTACCGGAGGCGCTCCCTCTCCAGTTCACCTGACAGACGCCCCACCTCCTG GTCTCGTCACGTCACAGATCCAAGCACCCTTCGTTCCAGGACTCACAAGAGCCCCCACCATCAGTCTCGATCTCCTCTCAGCCGCAGGCCAAG GTATGACAGCTACGAGGACTACCAGCACGAGAGGCTGAAGAGGGAGGAGTACCAGCGGGACTACGAGAAGCGGGAGTTCGAACGGgccgagcagagagagaggcaaaAGCAAAAAGCAATA gaggagagacggGTGGTGTACGTGGGGCGACTGAGGTCCGACTGCACCCGGACAGAGTTGAAGCGCCGCTTTGAAGTCTTTGGCGAGATTGAAGAATGTGCGGTGAACCTGAGGGACGATGG GGACAATTTTGGCTTCATCACGTACCGCTACACTTGTGACGCCTTTGCCGCCCTTGAGAACGGACACACCTTACGCAGGTCAAACGAGCCCCAGTTCGAGCTGTGCTTCGGCGGACAAAAGCAGTTCTGCAAATCGCATTACACAGACTTGG ACTCCCACTCGGACGACTTTGATCCAGCCTCCACAAAAAGCAAGTATGACTCCATGGATTTTGACAGCTTGCTGAGGGAGGCCCAGCGCAGCCTGAGAAGGTAA